One segment of Streptomyces sp. NA02950 DNA contains the following:
- a CDS encoding pyridoxamine 5'-phosphate oxidase family protein — translation MSGAVRPDPAAARPVTGGGDIGRRVAERRARLGLSREELAARAGTSSGYVRYLEEYPADPGSGALLRIAAALDTTAAALHGGGAERPPGIGRAAAHPELLELGPGECRDLLATHGVGRISVATARGPAVIPVNYSVVDDAVVFRTAPDATPAAAAGTEVAFEVDHIDEALSEGWSVLVVGRAQRVTDPAAVRRLAAEAYSAPWPGGSRDLWLRIEPTSVTGRRIRAR, via the coding sequence ATGTCCGGGGCGGTACGGCCGGACCCGGCGGCCGCGCGGCCGGTCACCGGCGGCGGCGACATCGGGCGCCGGGTGGCCGAGCGCCGCGCCCGGCTCGGGCTCTCGCGGGAGGAACTGGCGGCCCGGGCGGGCACCTCATCCGGCTATGTGCGCTATCTCGAGGAGTATCCGGCCGATCCGGGATCCGGAGCGCTGCTGCGGATCGCGGCGGCGCTGGACACCACCGCGGCCGCGCTGCACGGCGGCGGCGCCGAGCGGCCGCCCGGTATCGGACGTGCGGCGGCCCACCCCGAGCTGCTGGAACTGGGCCCCGGGGAGTGCCGGGACCTGCTCGCCACCCACGGGGTCGGCCGGATCTCGGTGGCCACCGCACGCGGCCCCGCCGTCATCCCGGTCAACTACAGCGTGGTGGACGACGCGGTGGTCTTCCGGACCGCGCCCGACGCCACCCCAGCGGCGGCCGCGGGCACCGAGGTCGCCTTCGAGGTGGACCACATCGACGAGGCGCTCAGCGAGGGCTGGAGCGTGCTCGTCGTCGGACGCGCACAGCGGGTCACCGATCCGGCGGCGGTCCGGCGGCTGGCCGCCGAGGCGTACTCGGCCCCCTGGCCGGGCGGCAGCCGCGATCTGTGGCTGCGTATCGAACCCACCAGCGTCACCGGCCGCCGGATCCGGGCGCGCTGA
- a CDS encoding universal stress protein — MVVRPRITVGIDGFPESPHAAPWAAREALPRDLPLRLVHAWVLLAPTDPDPPPEGDLPCGNDQAYWARRLLSDTVGALREAPPGLNVTAEPVPQETVPALLAAGGAAEMLVLGSRGRGALGGFLLGSTGREVLARGVRPMVLLHADDADRSADVAVGPGPRRPPDDVLGFAFDAAARRGGSLRAVHAGGRRQQGGAERGAAAVAGEVPGGAGGRGRHRRAPRARSGARRRRLRAARTGPRRGRARWRTADGPRDPRRGAPRAVSGGGRAVRLTRTTDIDSSATSANPPRSTAS; from the coding sequence ATGGTTGTGCGACCGCGCATCACCGTCGGCATCGACGGTTTCCCCGAGAGTCCGCACGCCGCGCCCTGGGCGGCACGCGAGGCGCTGCCGCGCGATCTGCCGCTGCGGCTCGTCCACGCCTGGGTCCTGCTGGCGCCCACGGACCCGGACCCGCCGCCCGAGGGGGACCTCCCGTGCGGGAACGACCAGGCCTACTGGGCGCGGCGGCTGCTGAGCGACACGGTGGGCGCGTTGCGCGAGGCCCCTCCGGGGTTGAACGTCACCGCCGAGCCGGTGCCGCAGGAGACGGTGCCCGCGCTGCTGGCCGCGGGCGGGGCCGCCGAGATGCTGGTGCTCGGCTCGCGCGGGCGCGGCGCGCTCGGCGGCTTTCTGCTCGGCTCCACGGGGCGCGAGGTCCTCGCGCGCGGTGTGCGGCCGATGGTGCTGCTGCACGCGGACGACGCCGACCGGAGCGCGGACGTGGCCGTGGGTCCCGGTCCGCGGCGGCCGCCGGACGACGTACTCGGGTTCGCCTTCGACGCGGCCGCGCGGCGCGGCGGTTCACTGCGCGCGGTGCACGCGGGCGGACGCCGACAGCAGGGCGGCGCTGAGCGCGGCGCTGCGGCCGTGGCGGGAGAAGTACCCGGGGGTGCCGGTGGCCGAGGACGTCACCGCCGAGCGCCCCGGGCGCGGTCTGGTGCGCGCCGCCGCCGGCTCCGGGCTGCTCGTACCGGGCCGCGACGGGGCCGAGCCCGGTGGCGTACCGCGGATGGGCCCCGTGACCCACGCCGCGGTGCACCACGCGCCGTGTCCGGTGGCGGTCGTGCCGTCCGGCTGACCCGGACGACAGACATCGACTCATCAGCCACATCAGCCAACCCACCGCGATCCACCGCGAGTTGA
- a CDS encoding nicotinate phosphoribosyltransferase, translating to MSKAMTTDLYEATMALSYLREGMTAPATFDLYVRDLPPERGFLVAAGLEPALDYLSGFRVGPDDVEAFATALHRSYDDLEPLLGLGFEGEVRAVPEGRIVLAGEPLLELTAPMPQAQLVETYLLGQLSHQTTIASKAVRCVLAADGHPVLDFSLRRTHGPQAGMQAARLGALAGFTGTSNVEAATTYGLPASGTMAHSYIEAFADEETAFRAFARTHPGPVTFLVDTYDTVTGVAAAARVLRDLGLGTGCAIRLDSGDLGALAVRARRILDEAGLPQVRIVASGGLDEYAVADLVRARAPIDVFAVGTRVGVSADSAYLDSAYKLVAYDGRPVMKLSSAKATAPGAKQVWRRPGFADVIGERDELPPRGGTPLLETVMRGGRRTREPDTLGRARERLTADLAGLPPQARRIREPMPPRAATSPALARLAGRVRHRIEHRILAGEHEAERPDLRAERPDQGAERPDPGAERTRPGAARPLPHAGGAPARWS from the coding sequence ATGTCGAAAGCGATGACCACCGATCTCTACGAGGCGACCATGGCCCTGTCGTACCTGCGGGAGGGTATGACCGCCCCGGCCACCTTCGACCTGTACGTCCGCGACCTTCCGCCCGAGCGCGGCTTCCTGGTCGCCGCGGGCCTGGAACCGGCGCTGGACTATCTGTCCGGCTTCCGGGTCGGGCCGGACGACGTCGAGGCGTTCGCCACCGCGCTGCACCGCTCCTACGACGATCTGGAACCCCTGCTGGGCCTGGGGTTCGAGGGCGAGGTGCGGGCGGTGCCCGAGGGCCGGATCGTCCTGGCCGGGGAACCGCTGCTGGAGCTGACGGCGCCCATGCCGCAGGCCCAGTTGGTCGAGACGTATCTGCTGGGGCAGCTCAGCCACCAGACCACCATCGCCTCCAAGGCCGTGCGGTGTGTGCTGGCCGCCGACGGCCACCCGGTGCTGGATTTCTCCCTGCGCCGCACCCACGGTCCGCAGGCCGGGATGCAGGCGGCCCGGCTGGGCGCCCTGGCCGGGTTCACGGGGACGAGCAATGTCGAGGCGGCGACCACGTACGGGCTCCCTGCCAGCGGCACCATGGCGCATTCGTACATCGAGGCGTTCGCGGACGAGGAGACCGCGTTCCGGGCGTTCGCCCGCACCCACCCCGGTCCGGTGACCTTCCTGGTGGACACCTACGACACGGTGACGGGTGTGGCCGCCGCGGCGCGGGTGCTGCGCGATCTGGGCCTGGGCACCGGCTGTGCCATCCGGCTGGACAGCGGGGACCTGGGCGCGCTCGCGGTGCGGGCGCGGCGGATCCTCGACGAGGCGGGGCTGCCGCAGGTGCGGATCGTGGCCAGCGGCGGTCTGGACGAGTACGCCGTGGCGGACCTGGTGCGCGCGCGGGCGCCGATCGATGTGTTCGCCGTGGGCACCCGGGTCGGGGTCTCGGCCGACTCGGCGTATCTCGACTCCGCGTACAAGCTGGTCGCCTACGACGGCAGGCCGGTGATGAAACTGTCCTCGGCGAAGGCCACGGCGCCGGGTGCCAAGCAGGTGTGGCGGCGGCCCGGATTCGCCGATGTCATCGGCGAGCGGGACGAACTGCCGCCGCGCGGTGGCACCCCGCTGCTGGAGACGGTGATGCGGGGCGGCCGCCGGACCCGGGAACCCGACACCCTGGGCCGGGCGCGCGAACGCCTCACCGCCGATCTGGCCGGACTGCCGCCGCAGGCCCGGCGGATCCGGGAGCCCATGCCGCCCCGTGCGGCGACCTCGCCCGCGCTGGCCCGGCTGGCGGGCCGGGTGCGCCACCGGATCGAGCACCGGATCCTCGCCGGGGAACACGAGGCCGAACGGCCGGACCTAAGAGCCGAACGGCCGGACCAAG